CTTAAGAAGGATTCCTGCAAGCTCTATTGATTTCTCGCGCAAGTCTTTGCATCCTGCGCCTTTTAGGACATTCATAATATCAATCGCTTCAAGAACAGGACCTATTCCACACCCTACCGGCTGGTCGCCTTCTGTTATCGCGCATTCAACAATCATGCCGAGGCGTTTTCCAAGCTTTTTGAATTTCTGTGCGAGTTCCTCTGCAGATTTCATGCGCTCGACTTTCGCGCCATCACCAAGCGGTATGTCAATCAGTACGTATTTTGAGCCAACTGCTTTCTTTTTCGACATCACTGACGCAAGGACCTGGCCTTCAGGATCTATTGAAAGCGGGTGCTCCACTCGTATGAATTTGTCGTCAACAGGCGCAAGTTCAAGAGCTCCGCCCCATACAAGGCATGCGCCTGTTTTATTTACAATTCTCTTGATTTCAGGAACGCTAAATGATACGTTGCAGAACACTTCCATTGTGTCTGCGGTTCCCGAAGGTGATGTTATTGCTCTTGAGCTTGTCTTTGGAACAGTCAGCCCTGCAGCAGCAAGAATGGAGACAACAATCGGCGTTGTCCGGTTGCCCGGCACGCCGCCTATAGAGTGCTTGTCGCAGACGATTTTGTTGCCCCAATTAATCGAATTTCCTTTTCCAACCATTGCAAGCGTAATTTCTGCGACTTCAAAATCTGTATATCCGTTGATGTATACTGCGGTCATGAATGCGCCAAGCTCCACATCACTTAGCATGTCGCTATTTACGTCGTCTATAATCTGCTGTATCTCATCTTTTTTGAGTTCTATGCCGCGCATTTTCTTTATTATATATTCCAGAGATTTTGGCTTTGTTGTCGGCAAAACAGTTACATAAGCATTGTTTTTTACACCCAGAATCTGCGCGTCGCGGTATATTCCGATTTCGCCTCTTGAAACTATTTTTTTTGTCGCATCAAGGCTTGCAACAATTGAATGGCTGTTGAATTTCACAAGCACGCGGTCTCCGGGAAATACGCCAAGCTCTTTTACATCCGCTGTGTTCAATATGACTACGGGCATGTTTGCGACGACATCCATGAGTTTTGCCTTGAGTTTTAGAG
This window of the Nanoarchaeota archaeon genome carries:
- a CDS encoding AMP phosphorylase, which produces MVSLKLKAKLMDVVANMPVVILNTADVKELGVFPGDRVLVKFNSHSIVASLDATKKIVSRGEIGIYRDAQILGVKNNAYVTVLPTTKPKSLEYIIKKMRGIELKKDEIQQIIDDVNSDMLSDVELGAFMTAVYINGYTDFEVAEITLAMVGKGNSINWGNKIVCDKHSIGGVPGNRTTPIVVSILAAAGLTVPKTSSRAITSPSGTADTMEVFCNVSFSVPEIKRIVNKTGACLVWGGALELAPVDDKFIRVEHPLSIDPEGQVLASVMSKKKAVGSKYVLIDIPLGDGAKVERMKSAEELAQKFKKLGKRLGMIVECAITEGDQPVGCGIGPVLEAIDIMNVLKGAGCKDLREKSIELAGILLKMTKKGNEEAARKILDSGRAFEKFKEIVKAQGGSTEKNFAKMRGKFVREIKSAKAGDVLRIGNHAIAKVAHLTGAPNDIGAGVYLNVKKGRKVNKGDVLFTIYAEKEYKLTEAADAAKKLVPVVVGEEDDMVVKTM